The following coding sequences lie in one Stigmatopora argus isolate UIUO_Sarg chromosome 5, RoL_Sarg_1.0, whole genome shotgun sequence genomic window:
- the tas2r202 gene encoding taste receptor, type 2, member 202, with protein MLVTNKLSLWFLTGILAVTTLFFNLYIFSTSFSNYKKKKQWSPSETMMVALSLASTAHQLVSYFWMSMDELDSNCVVAQTPYAVLLVITFSLKFTVMWDSSFLTFYYSTKLVSTPNRRYTRFQAAIIHHATLGVLAIPLSGLGTCLPMLVVFHAANDTRDNRDCGVLMPDTTPGKIYEGLYLVVADVLPGILVIKCCISISAHLAVHLRRMKASANGARVPKTGSQMRVIEMALSLVAVFLLFLVVDLYVNYQIAVHHENAITLTLFFISIYTTLSAVLLIYGKKSLWKALIHDVKVCIGACPCLTCLRVPEQKDHLSRSPAKIES; from the coding sequence ATGCTCGTGaccaacaaactgtctttgtggtttTTGACCGGCATTTTGGCTGTGACGACTTTGTTCTTCAACCTCTACATCTTCTCGACCAGCTTTTCCAactacaagaagaagaagcagtgGAGCCCCAGCGAGACCATGATGGTGGCTCTCTCCTTGGCAAGCACCGCTCACCAGCTGGTCAGCTACTTCTGGATGAGCATGGACGAGTTGGACAGCAATTGTGTGGTGGCCCAGACGCCCTACGCCGTCCTGCTGGTGATCACCTTCAGTCTTAAATTCACCGTCATGTGGGACAGCAGCTTCCTGACTTTCTACTACAGCACCAAGCTGGTGAGCACGCCCAACCGCCGCTACACACGCTTCCAGGCGGCCATCATCCATCACGCGACACTCGGGGTGCTCGCCATCCCTCTGAGCGGCCTGGGGACCTGCTTGCCCATGCTGGTGGTCTTCCACGCCGCCAACGACACTCGAGACAACAGAGACTGCGGGGTGTTAATGCCCGACACGACGCCCGGGAAGATTTACGAGGGCCTCTACCTCGTCGTGGCCGACGTGCTGCCGGGGATCTTGGTGATAAAATGCTGCATCTCCATCTCCGCGCACCTGGCGGTCCACCTACGCCGCATGAAGGCCAGCGCCAACGGCGCTCGCGTGCCCAAGACCGGCAGCCAAATGAGAGTGATTGAAATGGCCCTCTCCCTGGTGGCCGTCTTCTTGCTGTTCCTGGTGGTGGACCTGTACGTCAACTATCAGATAGCGGTACATCACGAGAACGCCATCACGCTGACGTTATTCTTCATATCCATTTATACGACACTTTCTGCCGTCTTGCtgatatatgggaaaaaaagcctttggaAAGCATTGATCCATGACGTTAAGGTGTGCATAGGTGCGTGTCCGTGTTTGACATGTCTGAGGGTGCCGGAGCAGAAAGACCATCTGAGCCGCAGCCCTGCCAAGATCGAGAGCTga
- the vsig8b gene encoding V-set and immunoglobulin domain-containing protein 8b, with product MMESALLLKVTAFFLLTVHLKTDVTEAMQVTSSGPQTIQKAQGENVLLSCTYTPGPQDVGELDIEWSNLSPDMTQKDKLIIAFTEGRIHNYDSSLASRISFVGDPKRGDASISMSNLRRSDTATYQCKVKKSPGVDMRKVTLVVMVPPSVPKCWADGKEEKGSPVTLRCESSQGSSPMTYTWRRENAGANPPVAVPLNSESGEYLIKNHSDSYAGSYVCEAKNPVGKAQCRYALKAHNPANKVGIIVGAVIGALLLLLLLALAICLLVYCCCHGFFKCLGKESANEIREDSPAPESRPPSRNSSYRSVLGYRTHQGVAYNSVGNRLPSVNESNGSNRGSKLGASVRTPPPPPLKYDSRFGYPV from the exons ATGATGGAATCTGCGTTGTTGCTGAAAGTGACTGCTTTTTTTCTGCTAACAGTTCATCTAAAGACAG ACGTGACAGAGGCAATGCAAGTGACGTCTTCGGGACCGCAAACCATCCAGAAGGCCCAGGGTGAAAACGTCTTGCTCAGTTGCACATACACTCCGGGACCCCAAGACGTCGGCGAGCTGGACATCGAGTGGTCCAACCTCAGCCCAGACATGACGCAGAAAGACAAACTG ATCATCGCCTTCACGGAAGGACGTATACACAACTACGACTCCTCCCTCGCCAGTAGAATAAGCTTCGTGGGAGACCCTAAGCGAGGAGACGCGTCCATATCGATGTCCAACTTGAGGCGGTCCGACACGGCGACCTATCAGTGCAAAGTCAAAAAGTCGCCAGGCGTCGACATGCGAAAAGTAACCTTGGTCGTGATGG TTCCCCCATCGGTGCCAAAATGTTGGGCGGACGGCAAGGAGGAGAAAGGCAGTCCGGTCACGCTCCGCTGCGAGTCTTCCCAGGGATCGTCTCCGATGACGTACACATGGAGACGAGAGAACGCCGGCGCAAATCCGCCCGTGGCCGTCCCGCTGA ATTCAGAGAGTGGGGAGTATTTGATCAAGAACCATTCAGACAGCTACGCTGGAAGTTACGTGTGCGAGGCCAAAAACCCTGTTGGCAAAGCTCAGTGTAGATATGCACTGAAGGCCCACAATC CCGCAAATAAAGTGGGAATCATAGTCGGGGCTGTGATTGGtgcgctcctcctcctcctcctcctcgcgcTGGCCATCTGTCTCCTGGTCTACTGCTGCTGCCACGGCTTCTTCAAATGCTTGGGAAAAGAGTCTGCAAATGAAATCAG GGAGGACAGCCCCGCCCCCGAGAGCCGTCCACCGAGCAGGAACTCCAGCTACCGCTCGGTCTTGGGCTACCGTACCCACCAAGGGGTGGCTTATAACTCAGTGGGCAACCGCCTGCCCAGTGTCAATGAGTCTAACGGCAGCAACAGGGGTTCCAAACTGGGCGCCTCCGTGAGGACACCACCACCTCCGCCACTCAAATATGACTCTCGTTTCGGTTACCCGGTGTAA